One part of the Glycine max cultivar Williams 82 chromosome 14, Glycine_max_v4.0, whole genome shotgun sequence genome encodes these proteins:
- the LOC102670530 gene encoding WD repeat-containing protein 91: MSCVLTTTTIQTKHASMELVREFLVFHDFTNTLESYEAELRTGIGKGFDVDKNLDLIFSLYFPKFHADSLLSLLGFFKHYFSSSSDAPLASMLSKLETSLLRFYVVHAIQCNPNNKVVNFFTLYDAELLQRSQDWTSSCVFGLKSSSSSHTTHASTCLDCELGL, from the coding sequence ATGAGTTGTGTGCTAACTACTACTACTATTCAAACCAAACACGCATCGATGGAGCTTGTGAGGGAGTTTCTGGTGTTCCACGACTTCACCAACACCCTCGAATCCTACGAGGCCGAATTGCGCACTGGCATCGGAAAAGGATTCGATGTTGACAAGAACCTCGACCTAATCTTCTCCCTTTACTTCCCCAAGTTCCACGCCGATAGCCTCCTCTCGCTCCTCGGTTTCTTCAAGCACTACTTCTCTTCCTCCTCCGACGCGCCGCTTGCCTCCATGCTTTCTAAGTTGGAGACTTCTCTTCTACGCTTCTATGTTGTCCACGCCATCCAGTGCAACCCCAACAACAAAGTCGTCAACTTCTTCACGCTCTACGATGCCGAATTACTACAGAGGTCACAAGATTGGACTTCTTCATGCGTGTTTGGTTTGAAGAGTAGTAGTAGTTCGCACACAACTCATGCCTCGACGTGCCTTGACTGTGAATTGGGATTGTGA